CCATCTTGTCGACGTCGTCGCCGCCCTCCTGCACCGCGCGGACCACCATCTGGGCGGCGGCGAAGCCGTCCGGGTGGAACAGGTCGATGGTGTTCACCTTGGCCTTCAACGCCTTGCTGGCCTCGGTGTCGGACGCGCCGTCGAAGTAGTGCGACAGGAAGGAGATCTTCGCGCCGGCCGCCCCGAACGTCGGCCAGGAGGCCCGGATGTCCAGGCCGGTGACGACTGTGGTGGAGGAGAGCACGCCCTGCTGGTCGAGCGTCTGCCACATGGCCGGGGCGGTGGTGCCTGCCCAGGCGACGAAGAGCAGGTCCGGCTTGGCGGCCTTGATCTGGCTGGCGAACGGCGTGAACTCGGTGGCGCTGGCCGGCGCCCGGACGCTGCTGACGGTGGCGCCCGCGCTGCCGATGACTGCCTTGACGGCCGCCTCGTTGGCGTCGCCGAACGCGCCGTCCTGGGCGAAGACCACTACCTTCTTGCCGGCCGGGTCGCCGATGAACGACTTGGCGGTCACCACGTCCTGGTAGGACTGCCGCCCGGAACGGAACGTGTACTTGTTCGCCCCGGTCACCGCGTCGGTCGCGGCTGGGCCGGAGATGAACAGGACCTTGTTCTGCGCCGCGATCGGCGCGACCTGGAGCGCCACACCGGACGCGGTCGAGCCGGCAATGATCTTCGTACCCTTGCCGATCAGGTCCTTCGCGGCGGAGACGGCCTTGGCCGGGTCGCCCGCGTCGTCGACCTCGGTCAGCTCGATCTTCCGGTCACCCACCTTGCCGGTGCCCTTGGTGGCGAAGTCAAGCCCCGCCTTGAACCCCTCGACGTACTGCTTTCCGTAACTGGCCAGGGCTCCCGACTGGGAGTACACCAGGCCGACCTTGACCGGGGCGGCGCTGTCGCCGCCGCCGGTGGCGGTGTCCTGCGGGCTACCACAGGCCGTGGCGGCCAACGCCGCGGCCATCATCGTGGCGGCGGAGAGGAACGCCCGCCGCGTGTGCCGGACCGTCATCGCGACTCCAGGTGAGGACAGGATGCTGTGTTGTCGGCTCACGCTAGAAGTGACGTCACCCACGAGCTATGTGGCGGAAACACACAAGTAACGGGAGAGGGGTGGCCGGGGGTTACAGCGGGCCGCACCACCACCCGGTGACCCGCGCCTCCGATGGCCCGAACCCCCACGGACCGCCCGAGCCCTGTGTCGCCTCGCGCCATCCGGGCCTGCCCGCTCAATCGCAGGGCCCGTCGTGGTCGGCCGGTCGCGGACACCGCCGACGCCCGCCGAGCAGGCGGCACCCTCGCCTCGTCGGCCTGCTCGTCGGCCTGCTCGTCGGCCTGCTCGTCGGCCTTCCGTCGGCCTTCCGTCGGCCTTCCGTCGGCCCTTCGTCGAGGGTTTGCCGAACCAACCGGAGCCGGACACCAGCACCTACACCCCGCCGGTAACGCTGCCCGCCCGAGCGCCCCCGCCCGAACACCCCCGCCGGTAACGCTGCTCGCCCGAACACCCCCGCCCGAACACCCCCGCCGGTAACGCGGCCCGCCCGAACACCCCCGCCCGAACACCCCCGCCGGTGACGCTGCCCGCCCGAGCGCCCCCGTCGAACGCCAAGCGGGCGAAGATCGCCGCAACATCGGCGAAGATGGTGCCTCGCTCGGCGGGGAGGCAGCAACTTCGCCGATGTTGCTGCCTCGACCTGCCCCGATACCGCAACATTGGCGAAGTTGCGGCCCCGAGCCCCGGTTCGCCCGGTCAAGGTCGTGCTCGATCATGGATTTAGTGGCCTTGGGCCGTCGGCGATACCACTTGATCCAGGATCGAGCGTGACCTTGGACAGGCCCACGTGTACCGGTAGGCGTGAGCGGGCGTAGACGTCGGCGTGGACGTCGGCGGACGTCGGCGGCGCGATTCGTTTACGGCATCAGCTCCATAGCGTCCGCGAGGTGCTGCCCACACCGGCGCGGCCACCCGCCCACGCCCACGCGGCCAGGGCCACCCGCCCGCGCGGCACCTGCCCACGCCCACGCGGCCACCTGCCGAGACGCCGTGAGAGCCACCTGCCCACAGCTGCGCGGCCACCTACCGACGCCGTGAGCCACCTACCGACGCCGTGAGCCACCTGCCCACAGCCGCGCGGCCACCTACCGACGCCGTGAGCCACCTACCGACGCCGTGAGCCACCTACCGACGCCGTGAGCCACCTGCCCACGCCCGCGGGGCGACCTCCCCGCGCCCGAGGCCAGCTGACCGGGTATGTGGCAGGGCAAACGTGTCGCTGGCCCGTCGTCCGGGTGGCGGACGACGGGCCAGCGTGTGGGCCGGGCGTGATCGGCCCGGCGGTCGGCTCGGAGCGGGTCAGCTCCCAGCCGAGGTCAACCCGGCGGGGACACCGCCGAGGCGCGGACGGTCTCAGCGCGTGGCGAGGCCGGCGCGGGCGGCGACTGCGGTGTCCGGGTGGTCGCTGAAGACTCCGTCCAGACCCAGGCCGAGGAAGAGTTCGTACTCGGCCGTGATGTCGCCGCGCGCGTTCGGGTCGGTGCCGATCCGGAAGTCCACGGGGAGGAACTGGTTCTCGGCACGGAACGTCCAGGAGTGCACGAGCAGCCGCTCGCGGTGCGCGTCGCGCACCACGTTGGTCGGGGCGAGCAGGGCGCCGGCGGCGTCCCGGGGCACGATCAGGTTCTTGTTCGCCCCGATGCCGTCGGCGTACCCGGCGATCCACTTCAGTCCGGCCGCGCTGGCGAGGTCCTGGTAGCTGCGGGTGTCGCCGGCGACTGTGAAGTCGTACGGGCGACCGGTGGCGTCGAGGAGCTGGATGAGCTTCACGTCGGTCAGCCGGCTCAGGCGACGCAGGTTGGCCGTCTCGAACGACTGGATGAAGACCGGCGAGTTCTTGTGGTCCAGCTTGTTCTGCCGCAGCACCTTCAGCAGCGGCTCCTCCAGCGGCAGGCCGATCGACGTGAAGTAGGTCGGGTGCTTGGTCTCCGGGTAGATGCCGATGGTGCGGCCCCGTGCCCGCCCCTCGGTGCGGGCGAGGTCGATGACCTCCTGGAGGGTGGGCACCTCGAAGCGTCCGTCGAAGGCGGTGTTCGCGACGCGTACCTGCGGCAGCCGCTCCTTGGCCCGCAGCGTCTTCAGCTCGGCCAGGGTGAAGTCCTCGGTGAACCAGCCGGTCACGGCGACGCCGTCGATCGTCTTCGTCGTCTTCCGGGCGGCGAACTCCGGGTGCGTCGACACGTCGGTCGTGCCGGAGATCTCGTTCTCGTGCCGGGCGACCAGGACACCGTCGGACGTGGACACCAGGTCCGGCTCGATGTAGTCGGCGCCCATCCGGATCGCCAACCGGTACGCCTCCAGGGTGTGCTCCGGCCGGTAGCCGCTGGCGCCCCGGTGACCGATCACGATCGGCCGGGCGTTGCCTCGGACGCGGTCCGCCCCGGTCGAGGGGTCGGCGGCGGCCATCGTGGGCACGGCCACGGCGGCGGCGAGCAGCGCGCCGGCCACGCCGAGAGTCGAGAGGGTACGTCGCAACGCCGTCTCCTGTCATCGAGGGATGTCGCAGACAGCAGACCGTCCGCGATTGACCGGGAGTTGGTCGATGGCTGGCCGGCAGGTGAATCCGGAATGGGCGTTCCCACTCGGGCGGGCACCCGGAAAAGGAAGATTGTCTGGTGCGCTGGTTTTTCCGCAACCCCGTGCGGCTGGTGCCGCTGGGGTTCCTGGTGCCGATCCTGCTCGGCACCGGGCTGCTGCTGGCGCGCTGGTCGACCGTCCAGCACCAACGTCCGCCCCTGATCACCGCCCTGTTCACCGCCACCTCGGCGGTGTCCGTCACCGGCATGGCCGTCACCGACACCCCCAACTACTGGTCCGGCTGGGGCCTGCTGGTGATCACCCTGCTCACCCAGCTCGGCGGTCTCGGCATCCTCACCGTCGCGGCGCTTGTCATCCTCGTGGTCTCACGCCAGCTCGGGCTGCGTAACCGGCTGCTGGTCCAGGCCGAGACGGCGGAGTTCGGCATCGGCGACGTGGCCCGGTTGCTGCGCCGGATCGCGATCACCGTCTTCGCCTGCGAGGCCGTGATGACCGCGGTGGTCGCCGGCCGGCTCTGGTGGGCGTACGACTACACGCCCGGTCGGGCGCTCTGGTCGGGCGTGTTCCACGCCGTCCAGGCGTTCAACAACGGCGGGTTCTCGCTCTACACCGACGGCCTGCTGGCCTTCGACCGTGATCCGTGGGTGGCGCTGCCGCTGGCGTTCGGTGCCATCGTCGGCGGGCTCGGGTTTCCCGCCCTGTTCGAGGCCGTACGCGAGTGGCGCAGACCGGCGGGCTGGGCGGTGGCCACCAAGCTGACCATCTGGGGCAGCGCGGCGCTTGTGCTGCTCGGCGTCGCCGGCCTGCTCGCCGCCGAGTGGACAAACGTCAGCACCATCGGCTCGTACGACGCCGAGGGCAAGGTGCTCGCGTCGTTCACCCAGATCGCGTTGAGTCGCACCGGCGGCTTCAACGTGCTGAACATCGCGGACCTTCAGGAGGAGAGCTACCCGCTGCTGATCGTGCTGATGTTCATCGGCGGCGGCAGCGCCAGCACGGCCGGTGGCATCAAGGTGTCCACGTTCTTCCTGCTGGCGTTCACCATCTGGGCGGAGCTGCGCGGCGAGCCCGACGTGACGGTCGGGCACCGGCGGGTCGCCACCGCCAGCCAGCGTCAGGCCGTCACCGTGGCTCTGCTCAGCGTCGCGCTTGTCACGGCCGGAACGATGCTCCTGCTGCTGCTCACCGAGGGCGAGCGGTTCGTCGCCGCCCTGTTCGAGGTCACCTCGGCGTTCAGCACCACTGGCCTGACCATCGGTCTGGCCAGCGAGTTGCCGGCCAGCGGCCAACTGGTGTTGACCGTGCTGATGTTCATCGGCCGGGTCGGGCCGCTCACCCTCGGGTCGGCGATCGCCCTGAACACCCGGCGCAGGCTCTACCGCTATCCCCAGGAACAACCAATTGTCGGCTGACGAAGAGGAGGGTCGAGGTGTCGGCGAGACGATCGGACGGCAGCGGCATCGTGGTGATCGGGCTGGGTCGGTTCGGGTGCCACCTGGCCGGCGCTCTCAATCGGATGGACCGTGAGGTGCTGGCCATCGACCGCGACGCGGATCAGGTGCAGCGCTTCTCGACCCAGCTCGACCGGGTGGTCCAGGCGGACGCGACCGAGGAGGGCGCCCTGCGGCAGCTCGGCGTCACCAGCTTCGGTCGGGCGGTGGTGGCCATCGGGGCGTCGGTGGAGGCGAGCGTGCTCACCGTGCTGGCGCTTGTCGAGCTGGGTCTGCCGCAGATCTGGGCCCGCGCCACGTCACAGAAGCACGCGAAGATCCTGTCGTCGGTGGGCGCGCACCACGTGATCTTCCCGGAGGCGGAGACCGGGGACCGGGTGGCCCACCTGATCGTCAGCCGGCTGCTCGACTTCATCGAGTTCGACGACGACTTCGCTATCGCCACCGTCCGGGTGCCGCAGTCGCTTGTCGGTCGCACGCTGCTCGACCTGCGTCCGGACGAGCGCTACGGGGTCCGGGTCATCGGCGCGAAGGTGCCGGGCGAACGCTTCCGGTACGCCTCGGACGACACCGAGCTGCCGCAGGGTGGGGTGCTGGTCGTGGAGGGCGGCATCGAGCAGGTGCAGCGGTTCGCGGGGCGACGCTGACGTCTCACCTCGGGTGACGAGCGTGCCCCTCAGAAACCTTCACCCTTTTCCCGGACCACCCGGCCCCTTCGCGTTGGAGGGCTTCGCTGCCTTCGCCTTGTCCTTCTCGGGCGCCTTCGGCGGTGCCGGTGCCTTCGGAGCGACCCTCGTGGTGGTCTTCGTCGTCTTCTTGGTCGGGGCCTTCGTCGGGGCCGCCTTGCTCGGCGGCGCGGTGGACGGGGTCGTTCCGGCCACCCCGGAGACGCGTACCCCGCAGGTGGCGTCGCCGAGCCGGAACTCCACAGGCAACGGGTTCGCCCCGCTGTACGTCCCGGCCAGGGTGAGCTTCTCGGCCGCGCCGGGCGCCAGGGTCGTCCGCTGCGCGGCGGGCCGGATCTGGACCGTGCCGCCCTGCTGCTGCACCGGGGCGGGCGTCGCCTTCGTCACCGTCTGCTGGCCGGGGAACGTGAAGTTCATCGTCCAGTCGCGCAGCTCGCGGTCACTGGTGTTGGTCAGGGTCAGCTCGGCGGTGAAGTCCTTGCCGGAGTCGGTGCGCAGCGCGTACGCCACCTCGCAGGGCGCCGTCTCGGGCAGGCCCATCCGGGCCTCGGTCGTGGGCCGGTCCTCCCCACTGGCGGGGCTGCGGGAGGTGAACCCCCACATCGCCCCGGTGACCGCGATCAGCCCAACGGCCGCCACCCCGGCCTCCACACGTCGACGGCGGTTGACCCGTCGGCGCTGGGTGCGGTTGCGGGTACGCGACAGCGGGAGCGCATCCGTCTCCGCCGACCAGGGCAGGATCGTGGTGCCGGCGTTCGCCAGCTCGGCGGCGTCCAGCGGACCGCCCGCCGGCGAGACAGGCATCGCCGCCAGCATTCCGGCCGCCTCGGCGAGAGTCCGGGCCAGCTCCGGGGTGGCCGGCCGGTCGGCGGGGCGCTTGGCCAGGCAGCGCCGCACCAGGTCGGTCACCTCGTCGGGCAGCCCCGGCACCGCAGGCATCGGGTCCGGGTCGCTGTACATGTGCGCACGCAGCATCTGCGTGGTCGTGTTCGCCTCCCACGGCAGCCGGCCGGTGAGCATCCGGTAGAGCAACAGCCCGACGGCGTACACGTCGGTGGCCGGGGAGACCTGGCCGTTGTCCAGCCGTTCCGGCGCGAGGTACGCGGGCGTGCCCAGCAGCGTCCCGTCCGGCCCCTTCTCGCTCTCCCCGACAAGCGCGGAGATGCCGAAGTCGACCACCTTGACCCCGGTCGAGGTGAGCATGACGTTGCCGGGGGTGACGTCGCGGTGCACGACCCCGCGACCGTGCGCGGTGGCGAGCGCCGAGGTGACCTCCGCGCCGATGGTCACCGCCTCGCGCCACGGCAGCCGCTGCTCACGGCCGAGTCGGGCGGCCAGCGAACCACCGTCGACGAGCTCCATCACCACGTACGGCACGGTCAGGCCGACCTGCTGGGACTCGCCGTAGTCGTACACATTTGTGATGTTCGGATGGCAGAGCCGCGCGGCGGCCTGCGCCTCGACGCGGATCCGGTGCCGGAAGGCCCGGTCGCTGGCCAGCCGCGAGGCCAGCACCTTCACCGCGACCTGGCGGCCCAGCACCTCGTCGTAACCGCGCCAGACCACCGACATGCCGCCTGCGCCGAGCTGCTCGATGAGCCTGTACCGCTCATCGAGCAGTTGCGCGCCGTTCCGGTCCCCACCGCCCATGGTGGCCGTTGTTGCCCGCAGGTGACCGGGCTACACCTGAAGGATCGGAATCGGTCAGGAATATCACCCGTTCAGGCGGTCGCCAGCAGTTGGTCCACCGGGGCGTAGTCGTCGGTCAGCACCAGCGCCTCCCCGACGAAGTCCGTGAGGTCCGCGCCGGAGAGCAGGCTGACGCTCCGGTCGACCTCGTCGAGGCGGGCGCGGACGGCGGCCAGCGGCAGCGGCGCGTCGGAGCCGACGATGAGGAAGTTGCTGCCCCGCTCCTCGGCGAGCGCCTCCGGCGGGGCGATCAACGCGACGTTAGTGAACTCGGCGGCCACCGTGGCCAGCTCGGCGCGGATGAACCGCAGCGGCGGGTAGTCGATGACGTTCTGCACGTAGACGCCGCCGGGGCGGGTCACCCGCCTGATGTCGGCGGCCATCTCCCGGGTGGCCAGGTGCCAGGGCACCACCAGGTGACCGAACGCGTCGCCGACGACCAGGTCACGGCTGTCCGCCGGCTCACCGGCGACAAGCATCCGGGCGTCGCCCACCACCGTCCGCAACCCCGGCCCCGGGCGTACGCCCAGCTCCCGCTCGCCCAGCTCGACGAGCCCGCCGTCGATCTCGAACACCAGGTTGTCGGTGCCCGGCCGGGTGGCGGTGAGGTACGTCGGCACGGTGAACCCGCCGCCGCCCAGGTGCAGCGCGTCCAGCCGCTGCCCGGCGGGTGCGATCACGTCGGCGACCGCGCCGATCCACCTGGTGTACGCGTACTCCAGGTGTTTCGGGTCGGCCAGGTCGACGTACGAGTGCTGGGCCGAGTTGAGCAGCAGCGTCCGGCCGCTGGGCCGGGCCGGGTCGGTGGTCACCCGGGCGCAGTGGTACGCGGTCTCGATGTCGCACGGGTTCGGCGCGACTGTGGTCAGCCCCGCCCCGACCAGGCCGAGCACGGCCAGCGCGGCCCGGGTGCGGGCCGGACCGGGCAGTTCGGTGGACGCCTGGCGGCGCAGATACCAGCCGAGGCCGAGGCCGACCAGCCCGAGCGCCACCGCCAGGGCCAGCACGATGACGGTGCTGGGCAGGGCCGCGACAAGCACGAAGCCGGTGAGCAGGGTGGCCGTGATGCCGCCCAGGGTGCCGATGCCGGACAGCCGGCCGACAACCTGGCCGGTGCGGCGCAGGTCGGCGAGTTGGAGCTTCACCACAAGCGGGGTGACCGCGGCCAGCAGCGCCGCCGGCACGAACACGGCGAGCGCCACCAGCAGGAGGATGGCGCTGGCGGCCCCGCCCCGCAGGACCTCCCCGGCGTAGCGCACCACGGGCAGGGTCACCGCGGTGGCGATCCCGGCCAGCACCAGCGCGGGCGCGAGGAGACCACGCGGATCACGTCGGTCGGCGAGCCAACCGCCCGCCCACGCCCCGTACGCGATCGCCGCCAGCGCGATGCCGATGACCGAGCTGGTCACCTGGAGGGTCACCCCGACGTACGGGCCGACCAGACGCAACGCGACGGTCTCCAGCACCAGAACCGCACCGCTTGCGAAGAAGACCAGGAAGGCGGCCAGACCGCCCGGCAGCGCCCGGCCGGTGACCGGCGCGGGCGGGCCCGAGGAGACCGGCGTGGTCGCGACGTCCGACGATGGGGAGCTCATCGTCGCGATGGTACGCAGCGAAGCTGGCGTCGCGGGTCAGTACATCGAGAGATGAACATGGTTCGTGTGGCTGGCGGCAGGGCTGCCACTGCCGCTGTACGACCGCCAGCCGGTGCCCGGATGCCAGATCTGCCGGTACCAGATCACGTAGAGCACACCCAGCCGGTCGGCGTTGCGCACGTGCCAGGCGGCGAGGCTGTCCCCGTACGCCTTGTCGCCGCCTGTCGCGTTCTTGTCCTCGAAGCCGTTCGTGGCGGCCGCGAAGTCGCAGGCCCGCCCCTTGGGGTGCTCGCCGCCGCCGCCGCTGCGCTTGCAGGAGACGTACCGCTTGTAGCCGGCGGCCTGGGTCTGCTTGAGGGCGTTGAGGGTGCGCGGGGTGATGCAACCGGAGGTCGTCGGGTCCTTCACCGAGCAGGACTCCGAGGGCCAGGAGCCGTCGGAGTTACGCGGCGCGGGCTTCGCCGACGTGGAGCTGCCGCCGCTGAAACCGTTGCTGCTGCCCGAGCTGACCTCGGCGAGAGCCGCCTCGGCCTCCTTCTTCTTCTTCGCCATCACGGCGAGCTGCTTCTGCTGCTCCCGGACCTCGGTGTCGATGGCGATCTTGGCCTGCTGGGCCTGCTGCCGGGCCTCGGTGAGATCGCGCAGCCGCTTGCTGTCCCGCTGGGCCATCAGGTCGAGGTCGGCGGCACGTTGCAGGAACGCCTGCGGCGTGGCGGTGTTGAGCAGCA
The DNA window shown above is from Micromonospora lupini and carries:
- a CDS encoding substrate-binding domain-containing protein, translated to MTVRHTRRAFLSAATMMAAALAATACGSPQDTATGGGDSAAPVKVGLVYSQSGALASYGKQYVEGFKAGLDFATKGTGKVGDRKIELTEVDDAGDPAKAVSAAKDLIGKGTKIIAGSTASGVALQVAPIAAQNKVLFISGPAATDAVTGANKYTFRSGRQSYQDVVTAKSFIGDPAGKKVVVFAQDGAFGDANEAAVKAVIGSAGATVSSVRAPASATEFTPFASQIKAAKPDLLFVAWAGTTAPAMWQTLDQQGVLSSTTVVTGLDIRASWPTFGAAGAKISFLSHYFDGASDTEASKALKAKVNTIDLFHPDGFAAAQMVVRAVQEGGDDVDKMVTALEGWSFDGVKGKMTIRAADHALLQPMFQAKLTGSGTAFTATAQKSLTGDETAPPAVAMKG
- a CDS encoding glycerophosphodiester phosphodiesterase; protein product: MRRTLSTLGVAGALLAAAVAVPTMAAADPSTGADRVRGNARPIVIGHRGASGYRPEHTLEAYRLAIRMGADYIEPDLVSTSDGVLVARHENEISGTTDVSTHPEFAARKTTKTIDGVAVTGWFTEDFTLAELKTLRAKERLPQVRVANTAFDGRFEVPTLQEVIDLARTEGRARGRTIGIYPETKHPTYFTSIGLPLEEPLLKVLRQNKLDHKNSPVFIQSFETANLRRLSRLTDVKLIQLLDATGRPYDFTVAGDTRSYQDLASAAGLKWIAGYADGIGANKNLIVPRDAAGALLAPTNVVRDAHRERLLVHSWTFRAENQFLPVDFRIGTDPNARGDITAEYELFLGLGLDGVFSDHPDTAVAARAGLATR
- a CDS encoding TrkH family potassium uptake protein, whose product is MRWFFRNPVRLVPLGFLVPILLGTGLLLARWSTVQHQRPPLITALFTATSAVSVTGMAVTDTPNYWSGWGLLVITLLTQLGGLGILTVAALVILVVSRQLGLRNRLLVQAETAEFGIGDVARLLRRIAITVFACEAVMTAVVAGRLWWAYDYTPGRALWSGVFHAVQAFNNGGFSLYTDGLLAFDRDPWVALPLAFGAIVGGLGFPALFEAVREWRRPAGWAVATKLTIWGSAALVLLGVAGLLAAEWTNVSTIGSYDAEGKVLASFTQIALSRTGGFNVLNIADLQEESYPLLIVLMFIGGGSASTAGGIKVSTFFLLAFTIWAELRGEPDVTVGHRRVATASQRQAVTVALLSVALVTAGTMLLLLLTEGERFVAALFEVTSAFSTTGLTIGLASELPASGQLVLTVLMFIGRVGPLTLGSAIALNTRRRLYRYPQEQPIVG
- a CDS encoding potassium channel family protein; this encodes MSARRSDGSGIVVIGLGRFGCHLAGALNRMDREVLAIDRDADQVQRFSTQLDRVVQADATEEGALRQLGVTSFGRAVVAIGASVEASVLTVLALVELGLPQIWARATSQKHAKILSSVGAHHVIFPEAETGDRVAHLIVSRLLDFIEFDDDFAIATVRVPQSLVGRTLLDLRPDERYGVRVIGAKVPGERFRYASDDTELPQGGVLVVEGGIEQVQRFAGRR
- a CDS encoding serine/threonine-protein kinase, whose product is MGGGDRNGAQLLDERYRLIEQLGAGGMSVVWRGYDEVLGRQVAVKVLASRLASDRAFRHRIRVEAQAAARLCHPNITNVYDYGESQQVGLTVPYVVMELVDGGSLAARLGREQRLPWREAVTIGAEVTSALATAHGRGVVHRDVTPGNVMLTSTGVKVVDFGISALVGESEKGPDGTLLGTPAYLAPERLDNGQVSPATDVYAVGLLLYRMLTGRLPWEANTTTQMLRAHMYSDPDPMPAVPGLPDEVTDLVRRCLAKRPADRPATPELARTLAEAAGMLAAMPVSPAGGPLDAAELANAGTTILPWSAETDALPLSRTRNRTQRRRVNRRRRVEAGVAAVGLIAVTGAMWGFTSRSPASGEDRPTTEARMGLPETAPCEVAYALRTDSGKDFTAELTLTNTSDRELRDWTMNFTFPGQQTVTKATPAPVQQQGGTVQIRPAAQRTTLAPGAAEKLTLAGTYSGANPLPVEFRLGDATCGVRVSGVAGTTPSTAPPSKAAPTKAPTKKTTKTTTRVAPKAPAPPKAPEKDKAKAAKPSNAKGPGGPGKG
- a CDS encoding fused MFS/spermidine synthase, which produces MSSPSSDVATTPVSSGPPAPVTGRALPGGLAAFLVFFASGAVLVLETVALRLVGPYVGVTLQVTSSVIGIALAAIAYGAWAGGWLADRRDPRGLLAPALVLAGIATAVTLPVVRYAGEVLRGGAASAILLLVALAVFVPAALLAAVTPLVVKLQLADLRRTGQVVGRLSGIGTLGGITATLLTGFVLVAALPSTVIVLALAVALGLVGLGLGWYLRRQASTELPGPARTRAALAVLGLVGAGLTTVAPNPCDIETAYHCARVTTDPARPSGRTLLLNSAQHSYVDLADPKHLEYAYTRWIGAVADVIAPAGQRLDALHLGGGGFTVPTYLTATRPGTDNLVFEIDGGLVELGERELGVRPGPGLRTVVGDARMLVAGEPADSRDLVVGDAFGHLVVPWHLATREMAADIRRVTRPGGVYVQNVIDYPPLRFIRAELATVAAEFTNVALIAPPEALAEERGSNFLIVGSDAPLPLAAVRARLDEVDRSVSLLSGADLTDFVGEALVLTDDYAPVDQLLATA
- a CDS encoding coiled-coil domain-containing protein, with amino-acid sequence MPRTRLSQRRVRRVLLALLTAVALVLAGGVPAYAEPGEGGTKKLQDALELTAKGHIEAKAKLDNSKRRQTALTGELKAVEVRLVGLTAQVGEVAAQSYRAGRLTPTAMLLNTATPQAFLQRAADLDLMAQRDSKRLRDLTEARQQAQQAKIAIDTEVREQQKQLAVMAKKKKEAEAALAEVSSGSSNGFSGGSSTSAKPAPRNSDGSWPSESCSVKDPTTSGCITPRTLNALKQTQAAGYKRYVSCKRSGGGGEHPKGRACDFAAATNGFEDKNATGGDKAYGDSLAAWHVRNADRLGVLYVIWYRQIWHPGTGWRSYSGSGSPAASHTNHVHLSMY